In Juglans regia cultivar Chandler chromosome 5, Walnut 2.0, whole genome shotgun sequence, the following are encoded in one genomic region:
- the LOC108987410 gene encoding protein MIZU-KUSSEI 1 gives MAAPQPHESQLSPKLPPPPRLRASSTSTSSPATTTAPSPTRPPPVFLQPSHKRSPSKSTRLLRRFRSVFRSFPIITLPSCKIPISFHVSRLHDHNGHIHGGTHMTGTIFGFRKTRVNLAIQETPRSLPILLLELTIPTGKLLQDMGMGLVRIALECEKHPNEKTKIIDEPIWSLYYNGRKSGYGVKREPTDDDLNVMQMLHAVSMGAGVLPSKVMTSDHQAQDTELMYMRTQFERVIGSKDSETFYMMNLDDNNGPELSIFFVRI, from the coding sequence ATGGCGGCGCCGCAACCACATGAATCGCAACTATCACCAAAGCTGCCACCTCCACCTCGATTGAGAgcaagtagtactagtactagttcCCCAGCCACAACAACAGCACCATCCCCAACGCGGCCGCCGCCTGTCTTCCTCCAGCCTTCCCATAAACGAAGTCCATCCAAATCCACTAGGCTTCTCAGACGTTTTCGTTCTGTGTTTCGGTCATTCCCGATAATAACTCTCCCGTCCTGCAAGATCCCCATCTCGTTCCACGTAAGTCGGCTCCATGACCACAATGGCCACATTCATGGAGGGACGCACATGACCGGTACCATTTTCGGGTTCCGTAAGACTAGGGTGAACCTTGCAATCCAAGAAACTCCAAGGAGTCTTCCTATTCTTCTTCTTGAGCTCACAATACCGACGGGGAAACTTCTACAAGACATGGGAATGGGACTTGTTAGAATTGCATTGGAATGCGAAAAGCATCCCAACGAGAAGACCAAGATCATCGACGAGCCGATATGGTCGTTGTACTACAATGGCCGAAAATCGGGTTATGGTGTGAAGAGGGAGCCAACAGACGATGATTTGAACGTAATGCAAATGTTGCATGCAGTGTCAATGGGAGCAGGTGTTCTACCCAGCAAAGTGATGACTTCGGATCATCAGGCGCAGGATACTGAGTTGATGTACATGCGAACGCAATTCGAGCGGGTGATTGGCTCAAAAGACTCCGAaacattttacatgatgaatctTGACGACAACAACGGGCCTGAACTAAGCATCTTTTTTGTTAGGATCTGA